GGCCCTCGACGCGCACGACACCATGTACCTCGCAGGCGAAGGCCTGCTCCGCACCCACACCTCGCCGGTGCAGGTGCGGACGCTCCAGAAATACGCGCCGCCCATTCGCGTGCTCATTCCCGGCAAGGTCTATCGCAAGGATCCATTCGACGCCTCGCATGCGCCGGCGTTCGAGCAGATCGAAGGGCTCTGCGTCGACGAAGGCATCAGCTTCGTCGACCTCAAGGCCACGCTCAACGTCTTCGCGCAGCGCTTCTTCGGCGCGTCGCGCACTCGCTTCCGCCCGTCCTACTTCCCGTTCACCGAGCCCTCGGCCGAGATGGACGTGCAGTGCGGCATCTGCGGCGGCGTCGGGTGCGCGGCGTGCAAGGGCACGGGGTGGATCGAAATCCTCGGCTCCGGCATGGTACATCCCTCGGTGCTCGACGCGGCCGGCGTCGACAGCGAGAAGTACACCGGCTGGGCGTTCGGCATGGGGCCGGCGCGCATCGCGATCAGCCGATACAAGATTCCTGATATCAGAATCCTCTACGATTCCGACGTGAGATTCCTGGAGCAGATCGCCGCCGCCGGCAGCCGCGCAGCCGACGCATCGAGCGATAAATGAACCTGTCCTTCGAGTGGCTGAAGGCCTTCGTGCCGTTCCACGAGACCGCGCCGGAGCTGCGCGAGCTGATCACCGCGCACGTCGCCACGGTCGACGAGCTGGCGGCGCTCCGCGAGGATCTCGCGCCCATCGTCGTCGCGCGCGTCGTCGAGGAAGCGCCCCATCCCGACTCCGATCACCTGCACGTGACCAAGGTCGATGCCGGCACCGGCACGCTCCTCGACGTGGTCTGCGGCGCGGCAAACGTCACGGCGGGGAAGCTCTATCCCTTCGCGAAGACCGGCGTCACGATCCCCACCGGTCTCAAGATTCAGAAGCGCAAGATCCGCGGCGCGACATCCGACGGCATGCTCTGCTCGCCCGACGAGCTCAAGCTCGGCAGCGACCATAGCGGCATCATGGAACTGAGCATCGACGTGCCGCCGGGCACGCCGTTCCTCGCGGCCGTTCCCGTCGGCGATATGAGAATCGTCATCGACGTCGGCGCAAACCGGCCGGACCTGCTCTCCCACCTGGGTGTCGCGCGTGAGATTGCGGCGATCACCCGTCAGCCATTCGCGCTGCCGGCGATCGAGGGCCTCGCGACCGGCATCCCCGCGTCGACCGGAAGCGGGTTCTCCGGGACATCCGGACCCGTAACTGTCACCGTGGCCGAGCCGGAGCTCGTCCGGCGCTTCATGGGCGTGGTGATTCGCGGTGTGAAAGTCGGCCCGAGCCCGGACTGGCTCGTGCAACGCCTCGAGTCGGTCGGATCGCGCTCGATCAACAACATCGTGGACGCCAGCAACTACGTGCTGCACGAGCTCGGGCAGCCGACGCACGCGTTCGATCTCGCCAGGCTCGGACAGTCGAAGATCATCGTGCGCCGCGCCAAGGCCGGCGAGAAGATCACGACCCTCGACGGTGTCGAGCGCGAGCTGAAGGACCACATGATCGTGATCGCCGACGGCGAACGACCGCACGCCGTGGCTGGCGTGATGGGCGGCCGCGACAGCGAAGTCACCGACGCGACGACCGACGTCTTTCTCGAGGTCGCGAACTTCAATCCCACGCGCATTCGCGACGCACGTCGCGCGCTTGGCCTCTCAACGGACGCGAGCTATCGCTTCGAGCGCGGCGTCGATCTCGAGATCGCGCCGCGCGCGCTGGAGCGCGTCGCGCAGCTCATCGCGTTGCTCGCGGGCGGGCGCATCGACAGCGCGCCGGTCGATCTCGCATACGAGCCGCCGCCGCCACGAAGCGTTACCCTCCGCACACGGCGCGTCGCCAGACTGCTCGGCGAAACGCTCGGGACGGAAGAGATCGCGCGCTTACTTTCGTCGGTCGGCTTCGAGGTCGATCGCATCGGCGACGACCTCGGCGTCAAGGTTCCGACGTGGCGTGGCGACGTCACCGGAGAGGTCGATCTCATCGAAGAAGTCGCCCGCCTGCGCGGCTACGATTCTTTCCCGACGGAGATTCGCCCATTTCGGCCCGGTGCCGTGGGCGACGACGCGCACTGGATTCTGTCGCGCCGCGTACGCGAGGCGCTCGTCGGAGCCGGCATGCTCGAGGTGCGGCCCATGCCGTTCGTCGCGGGCGGCGAAGGCTTCGTGCGCGTCGAGAACCCGTTGGCCGAGAACGAAGGGTATCTGCGGCGCGAGGTGCTCGATACGCTCGCGCGCCGCGCCGAGTACAACCTGGCGCGCATGCACGGCGACGTCCGGATCTTCGAAATCGGCTCGGTCTTCACGCCGCGCGCTGGCGCGTTGCCGGCGGAGGACCTTCGGGTCGGCGTGCTCGTGATGGGTCGGCGCCAGCCGGCTCATTTCACTGATCCGAAATCCGTCGAATTTGACTCGTGGGTCAAATACGGCGAATGGGATGCGAAGGCGTTGGGGCAGATGGTCGCCGCATCGGCGTATCCATCAGCGAGCGTCGCGTTGCGCGAACCCAATTCGTCCGATGCGCTGTGGGACATCGTCGCGGGCGATCGCGTGGTCGGCACGGTGAGACGCGTGGCGCTCGACGCACCGGTATGGGCGGCGCCGGCGTTCGGTATCGAGTTGTCGCTCGGTGTGATCGATTCGGCCGATGTCGCGCCGCGGGGCGAGTCGGCGCATCGTCCGTTCGTGAGGCCGGCGCCAGTCGTCACCCAGTACGTTCCGGTTCCGACGACGCCTTCGGCGGAGTTCGATCTGGCATTGCTGGTGCCCGATTCGATCAGCGCGGAGCAGGTCGAGGATGTGCTGCGCCGCGCGTCGGGACGTCTGCTCGAAAAGGCTGAACTCTTCGACCGCTATGTTGGCCAGGGAGTTGAACCTGGGTATCGCAGCCTCGCGTGGAGGTTGACGTTCAGGCACGCCGAGCGCACTCTACGGGAGCGAGAGATCGAGGCTCGCCGTTCGGACATTCTCAAGGCCCTCGCCGACGAGCTCAATGTCAGACCACGGTCAAACACCTAGTACCGCTAGTACAACGAGCGATCGCGCGATTCAAGAACTCGAAGTGCTCGTGCGCCATCTGGCGGACGAGCTGGCGGGTTTTCGGCGGCGCGCGCTCGTCGCTGAAGCGCGCATCAAGGAAGTCGAGGGACTGGATGGCGGCGGCGCCGCCAACCTCGATCTCGTGAGCCGCTGCGCGCAACTCGAGCAGGAGAACGAGCGTCTGCAAACCCGGCTCGAGGCGGCGAGCGTGCGGGCGAAGCAGATGCTCGACCGCGTCAAATTCCTGCGGCAGCAGGCTCAAGCCGGCGGAGGTCCCTCATGAGCGCGAAGAAGCACACCGTACGGGTGACGATTTTGAACGAGGAATACGCGATCCGCAGCGAGGCCCCGCCGGAACACGCGCAGGCGGTGGCGAAGTACCTCGATCAGGCGATTCGCAAGGTGTTGTCGAGCGGTACCGTGGTTGAATCGAATCGAGCCGTGGTGCTTGCCGCGCTTCAGGTGACAGCCGAATTGTTCGCGGCCAGGGCTGGACTCGACGCAACGAACGACTCGGTGCGGAGCCTGAGCGACTACATCCGGCCATTGCTGCCCCCGTCCAAGCGCACGGTCGAGGCGGAAGTTGGCTGAGCCGTTTGCCTTTTCACCAACGGCCGCGTAGCTTAGCGCCGGTAGCCAAGCTGACCTAGGTACAAGCGCGCTTTATAGTTAGCGCTGCCCACGCCGCTCCCTTCGCCGGAGTGTCGTCGGACCGCAAACAAGAGTCGCGCACGGGAAGGCGGTGGTTCTCCCTGTCCTGCGGTCTCTGCACCGCGGTGGAGCATAGATTCCATATGAATCTGTACGCGATCATTGCCGCGCTTGGCGTTTTGGTAGTCGTTGCCGCGCCGGCATTTTTCTTTTGGGGACGTAGCGCGGGCACGAAGAGCGAGCGAGACCGCCAGGCCGCCGCGAAGTCGACCGCCGAAGAGACGTCCAAGCGCATTCTGAGCGACGCCGAGCGAGAGGCGGAGAACCTTCGGAAGAGCGCGCTTGTCTCCGGCAAGGAAGAGCTCATCAGGCTTCGCGAAAACTTCGAGTCCGAGGTGCGCGGGCGCCGCGAAGAAGTGGAGCGCGAAGAGCGCCGCTTGTCGGAACGCGAGACCGTACTCGACCGCAAATACGAGCTGATCGAGCAGCGCGACAAGGAGCTTGGACGCCGCGCGAGCGAATTTGGGCGCCGCGAAAAGCAAGTCACTGAACGCGAACAGGAGCTCGAGAAACTGGTCGGCGAAGAGCGCCGCCGTCTGGAGCAAATGGCCGGCATGTCGGCGCAGGAAGCCAAGGCCGAGCTCATTCGGCGCATGGAGGAAGAGGCGCAGGCTGACGCGGCGAATCGCATTCGCGAAATCCGCGAGAGCGCGAAGCGAAATGCCGAGCGCGAGGCGAAGAAGATCGTGGCGCTCGCCATTCAGCGCATCGCGGCGGAGCACACCGCCGAATCGACCGTGTCGGCGGTCTCGCTCCCGAACGACGAAATGAAGGGCCGCATCATCGGCCGCGAAGGGCGAAACATTCGCGCCTTCGAGCTCGCGACCGGCGTCGACGTCATCATCGACGATACGCCCGACACGGTCGTCGTCTCCTGCTTCGACCCGGTGCGCCGCGAAACGGCGCGCCTGGCGCTCGAGAAGCTCGTCTCGGACGGCCGCATTCACCCGGGGCGCATCGAGGAAGTCGTCAACAAGTCGCGCAAGGAAATCGAGACACAGATCATCGAGACCGGCGAGCAGGCCGCGTACGACGCAGGTGTGCACGGGCTGCATCCCGAGTTGGTCAAGCTGGTCGGGCGCATGCGGTGGCGCACGAGTTACGGGCAGAACATCCTGCAGCACTCGAAGGAAGTGGCGTGGCTCGCTGCAATCATGGCGACGGAACTGGGCCTCGACGTGAACATGGCGCGCCGCGGCGCGCTGCTGCATGACGTCGGCAAGGTGCTGACGCACGAGCACGAGGGCACCCACGTCCAACTCGGCGTCGAAGTCGCGACGAAGTACGGCGAGAACCCGCTGGTCGTGAATTGCATCGCGGCGCACCACGACGACGTGCCGCACGAAAGCGAAGTGTCGGTGCTGGTGCAGGCGGCCGACGCGATCTCGGGATCGCGCCCGGGCGCACGGCGCGAAGCGTTCGAGACGTACGTGAAGCGGCTCGAGGGACTCGAGAAGATCGCGTCGAGCTACAAGGGCGTGGAGAAAGTGTTCGCGATTCAGGCGGGGCGCGAAGTGCGCGTGATCGTCATGCCTGACGACGTGGACGACGTGCGCATGACGACGATGTCGGAAGAGATCGCGCGGCGCATCGAGGCGGAGTTGCAGTATCCCGGACAGATCAAGGTCGTGTTGATTCGAGAGACGAGGGCGGTGGATTTTGCGCGGTGAGTTGAGCGTGTCATCCCGAGCGACCCTGACGCTGACCCTGAGTGAAGCGAAGGGGAAGGGGAGTCGAGGGACCTCCGTCCCGGCGGAGGAGTCGTATGCAGCGCTCCGCTGAGAAAGGGGTCCTTCGCGCCTTTGGCGCTCAGGATGACACACGGGTGATCGACGGCGCGGCGCTTGCCGCGCGTGTGCAGAGCGAAGTCGCGGAGAAGGTTGCGGCATTGAAGGCGCGCGGGATCACAGCCGGGCTGAGCGTCGTGCTCGTCGGCGACGATGCGGCGAGCGCCGTCTACGTCGGCTCCAAGGAGCGGACGTGCATCGAGCTCGGGATGAAGGGCGAGACCATTCGCCGCCCCGCGTCGATCACGCAGGGCGAGCTGCTCGAGATCGTCGACCGCCTGAACGCCGATCCCGCGGTGCATGGCATTCTCGTACAGATGCCGCTGCCGAAGCACATTGACGCGGACGTCATCGTGCGCCGCATTCGTCCGGACAAGGACGTCGACGGTTTTCATCCCGTGAACGTCGGCAAGCTGTGGATCGGCGAGACGGACGGCTTTGCGCCGTGCACGCCGGCCGGTGTCGTCTACATGCTGCGGGCGCACGACGTGAAGACCGCGGGCGCGCACTGCGTCGTCGTGGGCCGCAGCAACATCGTCGGCAAGCCGATGGCGGGATTGATGATTCAGGCCGGCATCGACGCGACGGTGACGATGTGCCACAGTCGCACGCGCGATCTCGCGTCGGTCACGCGCGGCGCGGACATTCTCATCGCCGCGGTCGGCCGCGCGCAGATGATCACGGCCGACATGGTGAAGCCGGGCGCGGTGGTGATCGACGTCGGGATGAATCGCATCGCGGACGCGACGAAGAAGAGCGGGACGCGTCTGGTCGGTGACGTCGATTTCGACTCCGTGCGCGAGGTCGCGTCGCTCATCACGCCGGTGCCGGGGGGCGTCGGCAAGATGACGATCGCGATGTTGATGGCGAACACCGTGCGCGCCGCCGAACAGATCGGCCAGGGACGTTCATGACGGGCCGTCGTGTTCCGCGCCGTGACGATCCCGGCGCGCTCGATCTCTTCGTGATGTCCGACGCGGCGCCGGAAGGGGCGTACGTGCCTGAAGAGCCGCCGGCATCCGAATTCGTCGACGGCTATCCGGGCGAGACGCCGCGCACCGCGATCGCGGTCGGCACGCTCACGCAGACCGCGAAGGACGTGATCGAAGGCGCATTCATTCCTCTCTGGGTGCGCGGCGAGATCTCGGACTTCAAGTCGCATCGCAACGGACATTGGTATTTCTGCTTGCGCGATGCGAGCGCGCAGATTCGTTCGGTCGTTTGGAAGCGCGATCAACGCGGCATTCCCGCCGCGCCGGACGACGGCATGCAGGTCGCCGCGTTCGGCCGCCTCACAGTGTACGCCGCCCGCGGCGAGATGCAATTCACGGTCACGCGCATCGAGGCCGAAGGCGACGGACTTCGCCGGAAGGCGCTCGAGATCACACGCGCACGTCTCCAAGCCGATGGTCTGCTGGCACCCGAGCGCAAGCGCGCCTTGCCGCGTTTTCCGAAAGTGGTGGCAGTCGTCACCAGCCCGGACGGCGCAGCGCTGCATGACATCGTCGCGGTCATGCGACGTCGCGCGGCGGACGTTCGTCTGGTCGTCGTGCCCGCGGCGGTGCAGGGCGATACGGCCCCCGAGGAACTGTGCTTCGCGCTCGACCAGGTGAATCGCTGGGGCGGCGCCGAGCTCGTGATCGTGGGACGTGGTGGTGGTTCGCGCGAAGATCTCTGGGCGTTCAACGACGAACGGGTCGCGCGCGCCGTGGCGGCTTGCCACGTGCCGACGATCTCCGCCGTGGGCCACGAAGTCGACTTCTCGATTTGCGACCTGGTCGCGGACCATCGCGCACCGACGCCGTCCGCGGCCGCCGAGGCGGCGACGTTCTCGCGCGGAGAGTTGCAGGCGGAATTGAGAAAACTCTCATTGCGCATGTCGGGAGCGACCCGCGCCGTTGTGCGCGACCGTGCCGACGCCGCTCGCCACCTCGGACGCGATCTCGCCGGTGCGGCGTCCGGCCAACTCGCCGTGCGGCGCACCGCGTTGCAGTCCGTGGCCGGGCGTCTCAACGCGCTGAGTCCACTTTCGACGTTGGCGCGTGGCTACTCCGTCGCGCGCGGCGATGATGGCGCGACGCTCGTCTCGGCCGAGGCATTTCGTCCCGACATGCCGTTCGAGCTGATCGTGCGTGACGGCGTGGTACCCGCGCGCGTCACCGGAACGCCGCGGCGGTCGACTCCATGACGTTCGAGCAGCGCCTCGCGCGCCTCGAGGAGATCGCCGGCGAGCTCGAAGGCGAGGGTGTCGATCTCGCGCGAGCGCTCACCCTGTTCGAGGAAGGCATTCAGAATCTGCGCGCCGCGGCCGATGAGCTGGCGGCGGCGGAAGCCAGAGTGCAGCGACTCGTCGAGCGAGCCGACGGGAGTTTCGACGTCATCGACCGCGAGTAGCGACGCCGTGCACGCGGCGCGGGCGTCGTCCGCGACGTGGCGTGCGGATCGCGCCGCGATCGAGGCGGCGCTCGAGCGCGCGTGGGAGCGGGCGCGCGCGACCGTCGGTGCCGAGATCGGCGAGGCCATCCGGTACAGTGTGCTGGGCGGCGGCAAGCGGCTGCGCGCGCTCTTGTTCCTGGCGGCGTACCGCACGGCCGGCGGCGCGGGTGACGCGAGCGCGCTCGCCGCGGCATTAGAGATCGTACATGCGTATTCGCTCATTCACGATGACTTGCCGTGCATGGACGACGACGACATGCGGCGCGGACGAGCGACGGTGCATCGTGTCTACGGTGTGCGCGCGGCGGCGGCGGCGGGCGTCGCGATGGTGCCGGTAGCGGCGCAGGCCGCGTTCCTCGCGTCGCGCGAGTTGGGACTCGACCGGACGCGGTGCGCCGAAGTCGTGGCCGAATTGATGCGCGCGTCGGGCGCGGGCGGGATGATCGCCGGTCAGCTCCTCGATCTCGAGGGCGAAGGACGCGCGCTCGGCGTCGACGATCTCGAGCGCATTCACCGCGCCAAGACCGGCGCGCTGATTCGCGTCTCGGTACTGCTCGGCGGGCTGGCCGCAAACGCCGGCGTGGAGCAGCAGCAGGCACTCGCGCATTTCGGCGAATCGATCGGGCTCGCGTTTCAGATCGCGGATGACGTGCTTGACGTCACCGCGACCACGGACCGATTGGGGAAGCCGGCAGGGCGCGACCTCGACTTGAAGAAAGGGACGTATCCCGCGGTGCTCGGCATCGAGGGTGCGACCGCGCGCGCCGCCGCCCTCGTGGACGACGGCTGCGGCGCATTGCGTGCGGCGGGACTCCTGTCCACGGAACTGGATGCGCTGGCGCGGTTCGTCATCGAGCGAGAGTCCTGACCGTTCGCTACCTTTCCTAATCCATCCTCCCCACCGCAGACGAGTCTTGTGAGCCTCCTCGACCGAGTCAAATCCCCTTCAGACATCCGCGGCTTTTCCAGCGACGAGCTGACGCAGCTCGCCGCCGACGTTCGCGCCCGTCTGATCGACGTGTGCTCCCGCACCGGTGGCCACATCGGCGCGGGACTTGGCGTCGTCGAGCTGACGGTGGCGCTGCACTACGTCTTCGACACGCCGCGCGATCAATTGGTGTGGGACGTCGGTCACCAGGGCTATCCACACAAGGTGTTGACTGGCCGCAACGATGACATGGAAACGCTCCGCCAGGAAAACGGCGTTTCGGGTTTCCTGAAGCGAACTGAAAGCGATTACGACGCCTTCGGCGCCGGCCATGCCGCGACGTCCATCTCGGCCGCCTTGGGCATCGCCGCCGGACGCGACGTAAAGGGTGACGATTTCAAGGTCGTCGCGGTGATTGGCGACGGGTCGCTCACCTCGGGCCTCGCGTATGAAGGTTTGAACAACGCCGGCCACTCGGACCGCAACATCGTCGTCGTGCTGAACGACAACGAGATGTCGATCGCGCCGAACGTGGGCGCCATGTCCAAGTATCTCACGTCGATTCAGCGCAACTCGCTGTACAACCGCGTGCGCAGCGCGATCGGCGACATCATCGACAATGCGCCGGGACCCGTCGGTACAATCGTACGAAAGTGGGAAGAGAGCGTGAAGGCGTTCATCACGCCGGGCGTGTTGTTCGAGGAGCTCGGCTTCCGCTACTTCGGACCGATCGACGGCCATGACATCAACGGCATGATCGAGACGCTGACGGCCGTGCGTGAGATGAAGGGCCCGCGCCTCGTGCACGTCATCACGCAGAAGGGAAAGGGATTTCCGGCCGGCGAGATCAGCGGCGAGAAATGGCACGCCTTGCCGCCGGGCCACGATCCGGCGACGGGCGTACAGCGCAAGCCGTCGACGGCGGTGTCGTATCAGAAAGTATTCGGCGCCGGTTTGGCCGAGCTTGCGCGCGAAGTGCCTGGACTCGTTGCGATCACCGCGGCGATGCCGAGTGGAACGAGCACCGACATCTTCGCGAAGGCGTTTCCGAACCGATTCTTCGACGTCGGGATCGCCGAAGGTCACGCGGTCACGTTCGCGGCCGGCATGGCAACGCAGGGCGTGCGACCCGTCGTCGCGATCTACAGTACGTTCCTGCAGCGCGCGTACGACAACATCATTCACGATGTGGCGATTCAATCGCTGCCCGTGATCTTCTGCATGGATCGCGCGGGTCTCGTCGGCGAAGATGGCGAGACGCACATGGGACTGTACGACATCGCGTACATGCTCGCCGTGCCCGGGATGACGGTGACCGCCCCGAAGGATGGCGCCGAGTTGCTGGGGCTGATGCGGAGCGCCGTGCTGCACACCGACGGTCCCTTCTCGATTCGCTATCCCCGTGACGCCGCGCCCGACAAGGCGCCAGCGATGGCGACCGTCGAACCGGTGCCGTTCGCCACCTGGGACGTGCTTCGTCACGGACGCGACGTCGCCATTCTCGCCGTCGGCACGATGGTCAATCAATCACTCGCCGCGGCCGAGTCGCTCGCGGCGGATGGGTTGAACGTGACGGTCGTGAACTGTCGCTACCTCAAGCCATACGACGAAGTCACGCTCGCCGCGGTGCTCGCGGATCACAAACACGTACTCGTCGTCGAAGAAGGCACCGTGGTGAACGGGTTCGGCGCGTTCATGTCGGCCGTCATCGCGCGCTACGATTCGACCGTGCGTGTGGCGGTGCTCGGCGTGCCGGATCGTATCATTCACGCGGCGCCGCGTGCGCGTCAGCTCGCGCAATGCGGTATCGACGCGAACGGCATCGCGACGCGAGTGCGCGCGCTGCTCGAAACCGAGGCGATGGCGGGGTGACCCGGCTCGGCGTCGTCGGGCACCAGGGCTATTCCGGTTTTCCGGCGGTGCTGCGGACGCTGGGAGAGCTTGCTCCCGCGCTCAAGCTCGAGCTTTTCTACGAGGAAGAGCTGTACGAGCTCGCGGGCAACGGAAACCTCCTCGACGATCCCTCGTCGCTCGACGCGCTGCTCACGCTGGGCGGCGACGGAACGCTCCTCCGCGGCGCCCGCATCATTGCACCGCACCGCGTACCAATACTCGGCATCAATCTGGGGCGGCTGGGGTTTCTCACCTGCTGCAATGCCGACCAGCTGTCGAATGCGTTGATGCGTTTCGCGCGCGGCGACTATCTGGCCGAGTCGCGCATGGCGCTGCAGGCCCGCGTGCTCGACACGAATGGCGTCGGCCGCGAGGAGTGGATCGCGCTGAACGATGTCGTGCTCCACAAGGGCGGGTTCGCGCGCGTCGTAACGGTGCGTGTCGCCGCGAATGGCGAGCCGATTGCCGCGTACGGGGCCGACGGCGTCGTGCTGTCGACACCGACGGGGTCGACAGCCTACAGCCTTTCCGCGGGCGGACCCGTCGTCTTTCCGACGGTCGAAACGATCGTGGTCACGCCCGTATCGCCGCATACACTCGCCATTCGACCTGTCATTCTTCCGGCCGACGTCGAGGTTACGCTGAAAGCGGATGATGCGACCGAGGAGCTTTTGATTACGGTCGATGGCCAGGTCGGTAGCAGCTTTGCGTCCGGTGAAACGCTCTGCGTCAAACGCGCCGCTCAAGGCGTGTCGATCATCCGCTTTCCCGGAACTGATTTCTTCACGACGCTCCGTCAGAAGCTCGGCTGGGGCGGTCTCGCCGACAGGGACAAAACCGCATGATTGTCATCCTGAGCGAGCGACACGCTTCAATGTCATCCTGAGCGAGTGACACGCTTCAACGTCATCCTGAGCGAGTGAAACGAGCGAAGGACCCCTGTCGTGCTGACTGAGCTCCGCATCAAGAACTTCGCGATCATCGAGTCGCTGACGCTGCCGCTGGCGCGCGGGTTCAACGTGCTGTCCGGTGAAACGGGCGCGGGCAAGTCGATCATCGTCGGCGCGCTGGGATTGCTCCTCGGTGAACGCGCGAGCGCGGACGTCATTCGCACCGGCGCCGAGCGCGCCACGGTCGAGGGCGTGTTCGACGTCGCCGATCGACCCGAGATTCGCACCTTGCTCGACGACCGCGGCATCGACGTCGAAGAGTCCACGGTGGTGCTCAAGCGTGAAGTCACGACGGGCCGCGCGCGCGCCTGGATCAACGGCACGACGGTGAACGCGGGCCTGCTCGCCGAAGTGGGCCGATTGCTGGTGAATCTCCACGGCCAACACGAAGCGCAGACGCTGCTCGACCCGGACGCGCAGCGCCGCATTCTCGATGCATTCTCCGGTGCCGCGGAGCAGTCCGCGTCAGTGAAAGCGGCGCACGATCAGCTCTCGGGCATCGTCCGCGATATCGCGGATCTCACCAGACGCAGAGCCGAGGCCGAGCGGCGCGCCGATTACCTGCGGCACGTCGTCCAGGAAATCGGCGACGCGAAGCTCACCGACGGTGAAGACGTACGCCTCGAGGAGGAAGCGCGCCGGCTCGAAAACGCGGAGGAGTTGCGCGCGCTTGCGACCGGGATCGCCGGTGGGCTCGACGGGGAAGAGGACACCGTGCTTCAGAAGCTGGCCGCCATCGGCAAGCATCTGTCGTCCATTCAGCGCATCGATCCCACGCTGAACCGCTTGCAGGAGCAATTCGACACGGCGTACTACGCGATCGAGGCGTTGGCGCGCGAGCTCGAGGAGTACGAAGGCGCGGTCGATCTCGATCCGTCGCGCCTCGAGGACGTGCGGCGGCGACGCGATCTGTTGTTCAGGCTGACGAAGAAGCATGGCGGCTCGCTCGCCGACGTGATTCGCACCGGCGAGGAGGCAAAGCGCGAGCTCGATCTCGTCGACTCGGCGGGCTTGGACATTCGGCAGCTCGAGTCGCGCGAGCGCGAAGCGCGCGCGGCGTTGATCGAGCGCGCTGAAACGCTCACGGCGATGCGACGTTCCGGCGCCGAGCGCATGGCGCGCGCAGTCGACGAGGTGCTGCCCGATCTCGGAATGCCGGACGGTCACGTGACCGTCGCGCTTCGCCCGTTGAAGGAGATCGGTGCGTCAGGTTCCGAAGACGTGGAGTTCTGTGTCGCGCTCAACGTCGGTCACGAGCCGCGCCCGCTGTCTCGGGTGGCGTCCGGCGGCGAGCTCTCGCGTGTGATGCTCGCGCTCAAGACGATTCTCGCGCGGCTCGATCGCGTGCCGACGCTCGTGTTCGACGAAGTCGATGCCGGGATCGGTGGGCGCGTGGGGTTGCAGGTCGGCGAGACCATGCGGCGCGTGGCGAGCTATCATCAGGTCTTCGCGATTACGCATCTGCCGCAGATCGCGGCGCGCGGGCATCATCACATTCTGGTGAGCAAGGGCGCGCGGGGCGGAGTGACGGCGGCGGACGTGACGGTCCTCGCCGGCGATGAGCGAGTGACGGAGATCGCACGCATGCTCGGCGGCGACCCGGAGCGGGATGTGAGTCGCGCGCATGCGAAGGAGTTGCTCGAGGCGGCGACGACGTCGGCGACGGTCGAGGGGCCGCGCCGGACGCGGAAGCGGTAGCGAAAGCGCGAAGGATGACACAAGCTTATCGCACGAACACCCTCAACCCCACCTGATCCTGAAACGTTTTCG
This is a stretch of genomic DNA from Gemmatimonadaceae bacterium. It encodes these proteins:
- the recN gene encoding DNA repair protein RecN, which translates into the protein MLTELRIKNFAIIESLTLPLARGFNVLSGETGAGKSIIVGALGLLLGERASADVIRTGAERATVEGVFDVADRPEIRTLLDDRGIDVEESTVVLKREVTTGRARAWINGTTVNAGLLAEVGRLLVNLHGQHEAQTLLDPDAQRRILDAFSGAAEQSASVKAAHDQLSGIVRDIADLTRRRAEAERRADYLRHVVQEIGDAKLTDGEDVRLEEEARRLENAEELRALATGIAGGLDGEEDTVLQKLAAIGKHLSSIQRIDPTLNRLQEQFDTAYYAIEALARELEEYEGAVDLDPSRLEDVRRRRDLLFRLTKKHGGSLADVIRTGEEAKRELDLVDSAGLDIRQLESREREARAALIERAETLTAMRRSGAERMARAVDEVLPDLGMPDGHVTVALRPLKEIGASGSEDVEFCVALNVGHEPRPLSRVASGGELSRVMLALKTILARLDRVPTLVFDEVDAGIGGRVGLQVGETMRRVASYHQVFAITHLPQIAARGHHHILVSKGARGGVTAADVTVLAGDERVTEIARMLGGDPERDVSRAHAKELLEAATTSATVEGPRRTRKR